One region of Skermanella mucosa genomic DNA includes:
- a CDS encoding type II toxin-antitoxin system death-on-curing family toxin gives MSPVVEEATIQGRRFLNPPLQALLDLHGELLAEHGGAPGLRDRGGLEASLARPFQLIAYGDDRLTIFDLAAALCVSICRSHPCVDGNKRAAFVALGVTLGLNGFELDATEREAADRILDLAAGALSEDRFRDWVADHSYPIDPDP, from the coding sequence ATGAGCCCGGTTGTCGAAGAAGCGACGATCCAGGGCCGGCGCTTCCTGAACCCGCCTTTGCAGGCGCTCCTCGACCTTCATGGCGAATTGCTGGCGGAGCATGGCGGGGCTCCGGGATTGCGCGATCGTGGAGGGCTGGAGGCATCGCTGGCCCGGCCTTTCCAACTCATCGCCTACGGTGACGACAGGCTGACGATCTTCGACCTGGCGGCGGCATTGTGCGTCAGCATATGCCGAAGCCATCCTTGCGTGGACGGCAACAAGCGGGCAGCCTTCGTGGCGCTCGGCGTCACGCTCGGCCTGAACGGGTTCGAACTCGACGCGACCGAGCGCGAAGCGGCCGACAGGATCCTGGATCTCGCCGCGGGCGCGCTGTCGGAAGACAGGTTCCGCGACTGGGTGGCCGACCACTCCTATCCCATCGACCCCGATCCCTGA
- a CDS encoding AbrB/MazE/SpoVT family DNA-binding domain-containing protein, with the protein MHTTKLTKIGNSTGLTVPRDVLASAGLSRGDEVAIDVRDGKIEITKADDGYNQAMEIGRRFAARYRRTMAILSK; encoded by the coding sequence ATGCACACGACCAAACTGACCAAGATCGGCAATTCGACTGGCCTGACCGTACCCCGCGACGTGCTTGCCTCGGCCGGGCTGAGCCGAGGCGACGAGGTCGCAATCGACGTCCGGGATGGAAAGATCGAGATCACCAAGGCGGATGACGGATACAATCAGGCGATGGAGATCGGACGGCGCTTCGCGGCACGCTATCGCCGCACCATGGCGATCCTTTCAAAATGA
- a CDS encoding porin, translated as MRNILLATTALAAVAGFASAANAQIKVTLGGYTEFFAAIYDNNLVNGTEREFQLETEIVIKADGKADNGLLYGAKVELQNGTTASVGTDEASVYLAGSWGRIEMGDFDGAADTLAIYAPLTGVDALDGDGLDFISVTGVTFPGKTGTYELGRTPWGAAIKAPDSSDATKIMYLTPRFMGFQGGFSYTPENGDEAQNVVTTKNTSGYSDFLEFGLNYVGEFSGVSVSASATGTSGNGKGATGTPALKDFTAWQLGGQVGYAGFKFGGSYIDAENFNVPVRTDSGDQHAWNVGATYTTGPATVGLFYSDSEGYKRAPGTYADSYELYGLSGTYVLAPGFLIQSDLMYLEEDLKTSAAATAASNKVSTDGYVWVVSTRLNF; from the coding sequence ATGAGGAACATCCTCCTCGCCACCACCGCGCTCGCCGCCGTCGCCGGCTTCGCTTCCGCCGCCAACGCACAGATCAAGGTCACCCTGGGCGGCTACACCGAATTCTTCGCGGCCATCTACGACAACAATCTGGTCAACGGCACCGAGCGGGAGTTCCAGCTCGAGACCGAGATCGTGATCAAGGCCGACGGCAAGGCCGACAACGGCCTGCTGTACGGCGCCAAGGTCGAGCTGCAGAACGGCACCACCGCCAGCGTCGGCACCGACGAGGCGTCGGTCTATCTCGCCGGCTCCTGGGGCCGTATCGAGATGGGCGACTTCGACGGCGCCGCCGACACCCTGGCGATCTACGCCCCGCTGACCGGCGTCGACGCCCTCGACGGCGACGGGCTTGATTTCATTTCCGTCACCGGCGTGACGTTCCCCGGCAAGACCGGCACCTACGAACTGGGCCGTACGCCCTGGGGCGCCGCCATCAAGGCGCCGGACAGCAGCGACGCGACCAAGATCATGTACCTGACCCCGCGCTTCATGGGCTTCCAGGGCGGCTTCAGCTACACCCCGGAGAACGGTGACGAAGCGCAGAACGTCGTCACCACCAAGAACACCTCGGGCTACTCCGACTTCCTGGAATTCGGCCTGAACTATGTCGGCGAGTTCAGCGGCGTGTCCGTCTCCGCGAGCGCCACCGGCACCAGCGGCAACGGCAAGGGTGCCACCGGCACCCCGGCCCTGAAGGACTTCACCGCTTGGCAGCTCGGCGGTCAGGTCGGCTATGCCGGCTTCAAGTTCGGCGGCAGCTACATCGACGCCGAGAACTTCAACGTTCCGGTCCGGACCGACAGCGGCGACCAGCATGCCTGGAACGTCGGCGCCACCTACACCACCGGCCCGGCCACCGTCGGCCTGTTCTACTCGGACTCCGAGGGCTACAAGCGCGCTCCGGGCACCTACGCCGACAGCTACGAGCTCTATGGCCTGAGCGGCACCTACGTCCTGGCTCCGGGCTTCCTGATCCAGTCCGACCTGATGTACCTCGAGGAAGACCTGAAGACGAGCGCCGCCGCGACGGCCGCCTCCAACAAGGTCAGCACCGACGGCTACGTCTGGGTCGTCAGCACCCGCCTGAACTTCTAA